A single genomic interval of Terriglobus albidus harbors:
- a CDS encoding winged helix-turn-helix domain-containing protein, with protein sequence MSQTIFLLEDDLDIQRLVQYHLEAAGFIVRAFNAATNVASDAERQPPALFLLDIMVPGGDGLDLCRRLRSNPALSTIPIIFLTARASENDRVLGLELGADDYITKPFGTRELLARVKAVLRRFERPTAPSIVSFDNIEIDQAAMQLKVGGHLQTTTATEFRLLDYLARHPGRVFTRDQLLDAVWGDARFVTPRSVDVYVRRIREKIEADPENPRYLKTMRGAGYRFEMPKTV encoded by the coding sequence GTGAGCCAGACCATCTTTCTGCTGGAAGACGACCTCGATATCCAGCGGCTGGTGCAGTACCATCTGGAGGCTGCGGGCTTCATCGTCCGGGCTTTCAACGCGGCTACGAATGTAGCCTCTGACGCTGAGCGGCAACCCCCGGCCCTCTTCCTGCTGGACATCATGGTGCCCGGCGGTGACGGTCTGGATCTTTGCCGTCGTCTGCGCTCCAACCCCGCGCTGTCGACGATCCCCATCATTTTCCTCACCGCGCGCGCCAGCGAGAACGATCGTGTGCTCGGTCTGGAATTGGGAGCCGATGACTACATCACCAAGCCTTTCGGCACCCGGGAGCTGTTGGCTCGTGTGAAGGCCGTGTTGCGCCGCTTTGAACGTCCTACTGCGCCAAGCATTGTCAGCTTCGACAATATTGAGATTGATCAGGCTGCCATGCAGTTGAAGGTAGGCGGTCACCTGCAGACGACGACGGCGACTGAGTTTCGTCTGCTGGACTATCTGGCCCGCCATCCAGGCCGTGTCTTCACCCGCGATCAGTTGCTTGACGCCGTCTGGGGCGACGCTCGCTTCGTCACCCCGCGTTCGGTCGACGTCTATGTGCGGCGAATTCGCGAGAAGATTGAAGCCGATCCGGAAAACCCGCGTTACCTTAAAACCATGCGCGGCGCCGGTTATCGTTTCGAAATGCCGAAGACCGTCTGA